A genome region from Carya illinoinensis cultivar Pawnee chromosome 2, C.illinoinensisPawnee_v1, whole genome shotgun sequence includes the following:
- the LOC122301985 gene encoding uncharacterized protein LOC122301985 — translation MKLVRESPPSSWTAMAGGPTTMAMADHTSGMFLKDEYRLRSPSFNLQSGQGSSSVGETFSDLPVSGSPRRVSDVDLQVGPDPLTVDETLIDIVSEGPSKILDVDSQVGPGLSAVDDNLMGHISKSPTSILDVEPQAGLGPPTDEIPLEHISESPSIDFEARQRHPTIDEVSRDQVQGLPSLEVYFVVSLVTYMKQIFSH, via the exons ATGAAGTTGGTAAGAGAAAGCCCACCAAGTTCGTGGACGGCCATGGCTGGCGGTCCAACCACCATGGCCATGGCGGACCACACCTCTGGG ATGTTTCTGAAAGACGAGTACAGACTCCGAAGTCCAAGCTTTAATTTACAATCCGGACAAGGCTCTTCAAGTGTTGGTGAAACTTTTTCGGATCTTCCTGTTTCCGGGAGCCCAAGAAGGGTTTCGGATGTCGACCTACAGGTTGGGCCTGACCCTTTAACTGTTGATGAGACTCTGATTGATATTGTTTCTGAGGGCCCAAGTAAGATTTTGGATGTCGATTCACAAGTTGGGCCAGGCCTTTCAGCTGTTGATGACAATCTGATGGGTCATATTTCCAAGAGCCCAACTAGTATTTTGGATGTCGAACCTCAAGCTGGGCTAGGCCCCCCAACGGATGAGATCCCGCTGGAACACATTTCTGAGAGCCCAAGTATTGATTTTGAAGCTAGGCAACGTCATCCAACTATTGATGAGGTTTCGAGGGATCAAGTTCAAGGTCTTCCTAGCTTGGAGGTGTACTTTGTGGTAAGCCTCGTTACGTACATGAAGCAaatattttctcattga